The following DNA comes from Bacillota bacterium.
CGCCCGGTACCCGCGTGAGTCTCGAGCTCGATGTCGAGCAGCGCGACCGGTACGGCCGACTGCTCGCGTACGTCTACCTGGCCGACGGCCGGATGATCAACGCTGAACTCCTGCGGGCCGGATGGGCGCAGCTGCTCACGATCCCGCCCAACGTCCGACACGTCGAGCTGGCTGCAGCGGGAGGCCCGCGAGGCCGGCCGGGGCCTGTGGGCCGAGTCGCCACCCGCCGCCCCAGGGACCGGCGGGGTTCGGATAGCGAGCGTTGACCTCGTGGCGGAGGAGGTCGTCCTCGTCAACGAGGGCACGAAGCCTGTGGATCTGTCGGGCTGGGTGCTCGTCAGCGTGACGGGCAACCAGCGGTTCACGTTCCCGGCGGGCACGGTGCTCCGGCCCGGTGGGCAGGTCGTCGTCCGGTCGGGGCCGGGCGCGACATCGGGGCCAGGGGTGCTCGTCTGGACGAGGGCGAACGTCTGGAACAATCAGGGCGAGCCGGCGGAACTGCGCGACGCAACCGGACGACTGGTTGCTTGGCATTCGCGATAGCGCCTACTCGGGGGTGAAATGGGGTGCTTTCGGCGTCGGGGAGTTGGCAATGCCCGTTCTGCAAGTCCTATGCCACGATTCGCGAGCGCGATAGCAAGAGGTGGCATCTCGACCTCGATCTGCCCAGCGCCGACGGCCATCATGTCCTGCTAATCGACTACATTGTGTGCCCGAACGATGCATGTCGGAAGTTCACCCTGACCGCCATGATGGCAAAGGTGGGGTCGGCAGATGATCCCCGTAAGTGGAAACTGGTTCCACAGCCTGACGCGGCCCCTTTACCGGATTACGTTCCCCAAGCGGTTCGCGAGGACTATTTGGAAGCGCACGCCATCAAAGAACTGAGCCCGAAAGCCGCGGCCACTCTTGCACGGCGCTGTCTCCAGGGGATTATCCGGGACTTCTGGGAGGTGAGCCGCGACCGACTGATCGATGAGATCAGGGCCATCCAGGACAAGGTCGATCCGTTAACTTGGCAAGCCATAGACGCGGTTCGCAAAGTCGGCAACATCGGGGCCCACATGGAGAAGGACGTGAACCTGATCATCGACGTGGAACCTCACGAAGCTGAGCAGCTCCTGGCCCTCGTCGAGATGTTGGTTCGCGATTGGTACGTGGCGCGCCACGAGCGGCAACGCATGCTGAGCGCCATCGTGGAAATGGCGGAAAGCAAGGAGGCCGCGCGGAAGAAACTATTCGACACTCAGGCGGAGGGGCAATCCGGGGACGCTGTGGGGTAGAAGGCAACTTCCCTACGCCACATACGGCTCCTGCGGCCGGCCGGAGCACGCCATCCGGCGCGGCGAGCTCTACCTCGTCATCACCCCGGACAGACTCGCGAGCTGGGGCGGGGCGCGGTACGTGCGGAGGCTGCACTCCGCCCACACCGCGCAGGAAATCCGTGTGCTCGACCGGGACGGCCGGGTGCTCGCGGAGTGGCGGCCGGAACAGGCAGCGGCCGGGTGAGGGCGGCGGCCTCGAGCTCGCGGCGGATGGCCGCCTCCAGGGGGACACT
Coding sequences within:
- a CDS encoding thermonuclease family protein; translated protein: ASLAAFAAPSPAHLLATVVRVVDGDTLVVRLDGREETVRLIGADTPETVHPTVGLEPGGPEASAYTKALLPPGTRVSLELDVEQRDRYGRLLAYVYLADGRMINAELLRAGWAQLLTIPPNVRHVELAAAGGPRGRPGPVGRVATRRPRDRRGSDSER
- a CDS encoding lamin tail domain-containing protein gives rise to the protein MAEEVVLVNEGTKPVDLSGWVLVSVTGNQRFTFPAGTVLRPGGQVVVRSGPGATSGPGVLVWTRANVWNNQGEPAELRDATGRLVAWHSR
- a CDS encoding DUF4145 domain-containing protein, producing the protein MLSASGSWQCPFCKSYATIRERDSKRWHLDLDLPSADGHHVLLIDYIVCPNDACRKFTLTAMMAKVGSADDPRKWKLVPQPDAAPLPDYVPQAVREDYLEAHAIKELSPKAAATLARRCLQGIIRDFWEVSRDRLIDEIRAIQDKVDPLTWQAIDAVRKVGNIGAHMEKDVNLIIDVEPHEAEQLLALVEMLVRDWYVARHERQRMLSAIVEMAESKEAARKKLFDTQAEGQSGDAVG